Genomic window (Primulina eburnea isolate SZY01 chromosome 8, ASM2296580v1, whole genome shotgun sequence):
GGAAAAAGCAAGCCAAAAAATGGACGAAAGGTAAACAATAATTGTTTCAGGCCTGGAAATAAACACCTGAGAGGCTGAGACTATATTGTTGTTTAATAATTGGCATGATTTAGTTGTTCTCTAGGAAATTGTGAAATAAAGGTCCAAGTCACCAGATAAAAGGAACAAGATTCTCTAGCTGATATGAGCACGTCTGAAATAAGAAAGATAGTGATATAAAATTATGTAACATTCTTTTTATGTTTTGGAAACTGCAGCCAAGTAGCTGTCCATATTAGTAACATCTTGTTTGCTTTTTCAGAAAGATGGTGATATAACATGATGGcccatttttttatgttttggaAACTGCAGCTAAGTAGCTGTCCAAAGTAGTAATATCTTGTTTGCATTTTTTTCTGCCACTACAAGAATTTTAATAAAACAAGGTCTACCGAGTTTATGATTGGATACAGCAAGTAAAAATACATGCAGATGTCCATCCATAATCACTTGGATGACATCAACAGTGTGTAATGACTGGACATTTCCAATGAAGAGGAAACTATTCCAAATACAAAAATCAGTAACATATCGAGTATCAAACACAATTTTGAATATCTGACGCATAATTTGTCACAGGCGAGTGCCTCTCACCCAGGAGAGGCCCCTGCGCCTAAGGTCATCCCAAGCACAGCGATTCACTAAGGCGAGCACAAACGCGCAAGTTTACCCAAGAATGCTTAGAGCGCGCCtgagtgaattttttttaaaacaaaaagcccaagcccaaacCCAAATCCTAGCAACCCAACGCATGATCAAAAGAAGAGAGGAACAAATAAGAAGCAAATGACAGCGGGAAGAGAGCTCTGAACAGGAACGAATAGGAAGCAGAAGACAGTAAGCAGTGCAGGCTCAAAATAACCAAGTATGATATTTTTTAGGTATTATTTTCTGCATATTAATTTATTCCAAGCACATGGAATCGTGAATTTTCATATTTCATGGAtgcaaattttaatatatttattctaacatatatatatatatatatatatatatatattttaaaaaaatgtgcgCTTTGCTTCAGTAAGCAATTTGCACCTTAGGCTCCAGGGCCCTTGTGCCACCCCGGTGCACCTTGCGGCCCTAAAAACCATGATCTCATACTTTATAAGGGCATTCACTTTCAATCAGGTAAAGAATCAAGTATTGGACAACAGTATCGATGCAGCAAGCCCCATATGTGCCAAGGATGAAAAGAATAGACAAATAGATACAACTGCCTAACATCTAATCTTTATCATGAAAAATTCGCTGGGAAAATAACAGAAATGCATACATAGCTCAAAAGTGTCACATCCTGTTAGTTCTATCCTCCTTGTTTAATGATAACATCCAAAAAAAATTTGCCAAGAATAGAACAGTAGACCATACCTCTCAGCAGTTTGATAACTTCTTTTAAAGTTAACATTTGAAAAACACTAGCCAATTGCTAAAACAGTTCCCATAAGAAGAGTGCTTATTTCACATTCTTCAAACAAAAATCAGACAATAGTACTTCTATGAGACAGCATGTAGAAAGAGATATGATCAACACCAAGAGGCGCCTACCAATCAAAAGAAATGAACATGCCATGGGTACAAAGAAAGTGCAGCAACTCTATAGACAAACATCTCAATTAACAAAATATTCAGTATTTAACACCCATCTCTAGACGGAAAATGCTTTACCACTGCTCAACGAGGCTACACATCAAATTAGGTGCTAAGGTACGAGTTTCttcaatatataataattaaatacatgGAAAAAATTTAAAGATCTAAAGGCCAAGTTTTATACTTAACTTTTATCAGGTCATAAAACTTCAAATTACTTAATAGTATTCTCGAGATGCCCATGGAAGTTTATTTCCCGACTATACTCGACTTCAACAATTAGTTACGATTAAGATTAGAGGACATAACAAGGCTAGATTTTGGTAAGATAGGTGGTTGGGGGGTTTCTCCTTTAAAAAACTTTTTCCACCCTTATTTCAGTTCTATGTAGTTCACAATTTGCTTATATCACACTTTGTTCAATTTCACAATTCATCGTCTACCCAATCATGGGATTTGCATTTTAGAAGGGCCATGAGAGATGAGGAGCTTTTTACAGTTGACTGAGTTATTAGGTTTGTTAGATAGGACTAGGTTGGTTGAAGGAGTAGATGACTATAGAGTGTGGAGTGGAGATCCTTCTGGTCTTTCCTCaataaaatctttattttagtctTTTTTTCCCCAAAGTCGTTTCCCTGTTTTTCCTTATTTCCATGTTATCTGAAGGTTCGGGTTCCAACAAATATTCAAGTATTCTCGTTGACTACGATTTAAAGTAAGCTGCCGACCTCAGAGATGATGAAAAAAAAGTAGCCCTTGATTGCTATGAGCCCCCAATTGATGTGTGTTGTGTAGGAATGAATCGGAAACACGGGATCATATGCTAGTTCATTGTGCATTCACGAGCGGCTTGTGGGCTAGAGCTTTGAAAGAACTGGAATTGGTTTAGGTGGTGCCTAAATCAACGATGCTATAGATTTAGGACAACTAATGGGTAAGAGGGGAAGAACTTTTTGGCAAGTGGTGGTTCAAGGCATGTGCTGGACAGTATGTCTAGAAAGAAATCGAAGAATTTTTTAGGATACAGAAGACAATACAAAACAGTACTGGgataaaatcaaaatcaaagttACTATGTGGATCGGTACTCATGATGAATGTAAGAACGTGTCGATCTCAGATATATTGAGAGATCGTGCTTATGTGTATCATTGATAAAACATTGATATTATGTACTTTCTGTTGATAGTGGACCAGTAGTCCACTGCTGTAATTAACTCTTatcatatcatcaataaaatatcgtttcttataaaaaaaaattatggttccatccaCTCATTCATAAATGTACAAGAAAATGTTAATCTCAATAATGCAACACCTAGAAAAAATTAGATGTAGCTAAATAACACAATTGGAAGGACAGAAGCAAGGAAAACAATGAATCAACAGCTCTAGCACAATGTTGGTCTAGCAGATACATTGCAATGATAAAGGAATTAAACCACAGAAAAAATAGCATTGATATGCAGCAAGTTGAAAAGGCAGGCAACAAGAAACAAAAGCAAGCACTCAAATTTTCATTTAGACATAAAATTGCAATTCTGAAGAAacacaaccacaaataaaaaacCAGAATTAATATTTATGCCTTTCACAGCTCTACACAGCAAGATACATGGCAATTATAGATGCCAAAATCATATCTAGAGCATTTAATGTAAAACAAAGCGACACTTCAATTGGGAATCCAGAAAATAAAAGGTCTGAAAGAAAAGAGTAGCACCCAcatgcaaataaaaaaaatttcagaacACCAAAAAAATCGTCAAGGATTAACACAATCAGTTAGAAAACATTTCAATCGTATAACTGCAAAGGCCCAAAAGCAACAAAACGTAAATAAATCAAGAAGAGCGGCCAAACCGAAAGTCTATGAATCACATAGTAGCAGCATGCTCAGGCAAACGAGTCGGAAAAACTATATCAACTAAaacatacaaaaataaaaaagggCAATTACCTCAATAGTAAGGGTGCATCCCCTGGTAGACTCCTCCAGGAGGAGCTCTAGGTCCTGAAGATGTTCCTGCTGGCTGATTCTGTTGGCTTTGATATCCACTGGAAGACAAGCTGTAATGTGCACTCTGCAGATAATCTCCAGAACCCGTCCCACCAGAGCCAGGAGGTAAACCATACAAGGATGACCCTCGACCCGCACCACCCATTGCTCCGCCTGCACCAACAAATCCACCAGAAGCTCCACCATTTCCGCCACCGGCACTACCCAATCCAGAGCCTACACCACCCAATCTGGCTCCAGAACCACCATATCCACTTCCAGGCCCAACTAATGCAGCACCAGTACCACCCAACCCCGCACCAGCACCTTCCAATCCACCATACCCAGCTCCAGCAGGTCCGCCAAAATGAGAGCCACCAGGATAAGCCCCACCAAGCCCAGACACAAACCCACCACCCCCTCCCAAATTTGACCCTGCAGCTTGAGCTCCAACAGCCGAAGAACCAGGACCCACTGCACCTATGCTCAACCCACTTGAAAAACCACCATATTGTCCACCAGCTCCACCGTATTGGCCACCCGGAACAGTGGCCCCAATTCCGTTTCCATTCCCCTGATTAACTCCCTGCACTCCCATGGGCCCCGGAACCCCAACCCCAGAGGGCTTCCCTCTTTTCCCATCAATAGCCAGTTTACAATTTAACTGATGCCCATCAATATTCTTTATCGGATCCACCAAAGATGCCTTAGCAGCATCAGCAGTTTTATAAACAAACAAAGCAAATCCCTTGGACTTCCCTGTCAGCTTATCGTAGCCCAAAGGGCCCTCCTCAATCTCCCCGTACATGGAAAAATGTTGAAGAAGTCTCTCAGCCATCATGTCATATGGCACATTGGCC
Coding sequences:
- the LOC140838483 gene encoding UBP1-associated protein 2C-like, whose protein sequence is MDPIKKRKIDDNGIVGADADSFSPLMLTLDDARKMLEPFTHEVLLEIVQKAVLRHPDVLDAVRSIADRDTTQRKLFIRGLGWETTTEKLRSLFSSYGELDEAVVILDKVTGKSKGYGFVTFKHIDGAMMALKEPSKKIDGRMTVTQLAAAGNPASGGPGMAGGVGGMISPADVSTRKIYVANVPYDMMAERLLQHFSMYGEIEEGPLGYDKLTGKSKGFALFVYKTADAAKASLVDPIKNIDGHQLNCKLAIDGKRGKPSGVGVPGPMGVQGVNQGNGNGIGATVPGGQYGGAGGQYGGFSSGLSIGAVGPGSSAVGAQAAGSNLGGGGGFVSGLGGAYPGGSHFGGPAGAGYGGLEGAGAGLGGTGAALVGPGSGYGGSGARLGGVGSGLGSAGGGNGGASGGFVGAGGAMGGAGRGSSLYGLPPGSGGTGSGDYLQSAHYSLSSSGYQSQQNQPAGTSSGPRAPPGGVYQGMHPYY